One genomic window of Candidatus Hydrogenedentota bacterium includes the following:
- a CDS encoding uroporphyrinogen decarboxylase family protein — protein sequence MGDDRLDAMLYRHPAHIPVGISFLPATWIRHREALDELLARHPAVFTQNGARDYDAVGGTYVQGEHVDAWGCVWSNVRHGMESIVTKHPVPTRADVRRLKAPEKDTGFPHGFMWLRLADLRGFDEIMIDFAEEPPELQMLIDVVLEYNLRQVDKLLRETDPKPHLIGFGDDLGAQHSLAISPETWRKYLKPCYAKIYGRCRDAGHWVYMHTDGHIVEIIPDLMDCGVNVVNAQIRANGLDNLAAACKGKVCVALDLDRQLFPFCTPKDIDNHIREAVEKLGAPEGGLWLCAECGPDVPLENIEAICKALEKYRDFYR from the coding sequence ATGGGCGACGACCGGCTCGACGCGATGTTGTACCGGCATCCGGCGCATATTCCCGTCGGCATATCGTTTCTGCCGGCAACGTGGATTCGCCACCGCGAGGCGCTGGACGAACTGCTTGCGCGCCATCCCGCCGTGTTCACTCAAAACGGCGCGCGGGATTACGACGCGGTGGGCGGAACGTACGTCCAAGGCGAACACGTGGATGCCTGGGGTTGTGTGTGGAGCAACGTGCGCCACGGCATGGAATCCATCGTGACGAAACATCCCGTGCCGACGCGCGCGGACGTCCGCCGGCTCAAGGCGCCGGAGAAAGACACGGGATTTCCGCACGGTTTCATGTGGTTGCGCCTGGCGGATCTGCGCGGTTTTGACGAGATCATGATTGATTTCGCGGAAGAACCGCCCGAATTGCAGATGTTGATAGACGTCGTCCTCGAATACAACCTGCGGCAGGTGGATAAACTTTTGAGGGAAACCGATCCCAAGCCGCATCTCATCGGTTTCGGCGACGACCTCGGCGCCCAGCACAGCCTCGCCATCAGCCCGGAAACGTGGCGTAAATATTTAAAGCCATGTTATGCGAAAATCTACGGGCGTTGCCGCGACGCCGGACACTGGGTCTACATGCACACGGACGGCCACATCGTCGAGATCATCCCCGACCTCATGGATTGCGGCGTCAACGTCGTCAACGCCCAGATCCGCGCGAACGGGCTCGACAACCTCGCGGCCGCCTGCAAGGGAAAGGTCTGCGTGGCGCTTGATCTCGACCGGCAACTCTTCCCCTTCTGCACGCCGAAGGACATTGACAATCATATCCGGGAAGCCGTCGAAAAACTCGGCGCACCCGAAGGCGGCCTGTGGTTGTGCGCCGAATGCGGTCCCGATGTACCTCTCGAAAACATCGAGGCCATCTGCAAAGCCCTCGAAAAATACCGGGATTTTTACCGGTAA
- a CDS encoding sialidase family protein — protein sequence MENIPEMPGGFITHQDLFNRTMRAGVACYRIPALATAPNGDLVAAMDERVASCDDLGTNRDINIVVRRSADHGLTWSGIETVIDYDHGISVSDPSIIVDRKTGVMFLFHNYMDHNTAHGIYRLHVARSRDNGVSWEKPEDITSQITKPEWGSDFQFITSGNGIQTRSGMLLHTLVNLDKGLHVFGSGDGGDTWFLVDSPLKPGDESKIVELADGSWMVNSRVKGKGMRHVHLSADKGKTWQGRPEPALVDPACNASLIRYTHIADRHNKNRLLFSNAKAKNARRNMTVRVSYDEGVSWTDGKTIYAGEAAYSSLTILENGEIGLLFEKDDYTENVFVRFSLEWLTDGRDRYEPPAPRGDSDREKR from the coding sequence ATGGAGAACATCCCCGAAATGCCCGGTGGCTTCATCACGCACCAGGATTTGTTCAACCGCACGATGCGGGCGGGCGTGGCCTGTTACCGGATCCCGGCCTTGGCGACAGCGCCGAACGGCGATCTGGTCGCGGCCATGGATGAACGCGTGGCGTCCTGCGATGATTTGGGAACGAACAGGGATATCAACATTGTCGTGCGTCGCAGCGCCGACCATGGGCTGACTTGGTCCGGAATAGAGACGGTGATTGATTATGACCACGGTATTTCGGTTTCCGACCCTTCGATAATTGTGGATCGAAAGACGGGCGTGATGTTCCTATTCCACAACTACATGGACCACAACACGGCTCATGGCATTTATCGTTTGCACGTGGCGAGAAGCCGGGACAATGGAGTCTCGTGGGAAAAGCCGGAGGACATCACGTCCCAAATCACCAAACCGGAGTGGGGGAGCGACTTTCAGTTCATCACCTCCGGCAATGGCATTCAGACGAGGTCGGGCATGTTGCTGCACACGCTGGTAAATCTGGACAAGGGCCTGCATGTGTTCGGAAGCGGCGACGGCGGTGATACGTGGTTCCTCGTTGATTCCCCGCTGAAACCGGGGGACGAGTCCAAAATCGTTGAACTGGCCGATGGCTCCTGGATGGTAAACAGCCGCGTCAAGGGGAAGGGAATGCGCCACGTTCATTTAAGCGCCGACAAAGGCAAAACATGGCAGGGCAGGCCGGAACCCGCGCTTGTGGACCCCGCGTGCAACGCAAGTCTTATCCGGTACACCCATATCGCCGACAGACACAACAAGAACCGGTTGCTTTTCTCGAACGCAAAAGCGAAAAATGCGCGACGGAACATGACGGTTCGCGTGAGTTATGACGAAGGCGTCTCATGGACTGACGGGAAGACCATTTATGCCGGCGAAGCGGCCTATTCCTCGTTGACCATTCTTGAAAATGGCGAAATCGGCCTGCTGTTCGAGAAAGACGATTACACGGAAAACGTTTTTGTGCGGTTTTCCCTTGAATGGCTGACGGACGGCCGGGACCGATATGAGCCGCCAGCCCCCCGTGGAGATTCGGATCGCGAAAAGAGGTAA
- the sugE gene encoding quaternary ammonium compound efflux SMR transporter SugE — translation MNWILLFAAGMAEIVFALSLKYNHGFTKLWPGVFTIMSGAASFYLLMLALKTLPVGTAYAVWTGIGAVGVAVIGILFLGESISAARLLSLALVIAGIVGLKWSHVE, via the coding sequence ATGAACTGGATTCTGTTGTTTGCCGCCGGCATGGCGGAAATCGTGTTTGCCTTGAGTCTCAAGTACAACCATGGCTTCACCAAGCTGTGGCCGGGCGTTTTTACGATTATGTCCGGCGCGGCAAGTTTCTATCTCCTGATGCTGGCGCTCAAGACGTTGCCCGTTGGCACGGCCTATGCCGTGTGGACCGGAATAGGCGCGGTAGGCGTTGCCGTCATTGGGATCTTGTTTCTCGGGGAATCAATCAGCGCCGCCAGACTCTTGTCGCTTGCCCTGGTGATTGCCGGCATCGTTGGACTCAAGTGGTCGCACGTGGAGTAG